One genomic segment of Styela clava chromosome 3, kaStyClav1.hap1.2, whole genome shotgun sequence includes these proteins:
- the LOC144421021 gene encoding methyltransferase-like protein 27: MATRAYEALKKMKTEIFIHKESTNIISNYNKWAEEYEKDIDAIGYKIHDESAEVLMRHLKENNRDTNVLDLLSGTGLVGHYLRKRGYSGILHGIDGSTEMLKKAKDKDVYQELQKQQLEPGNIGILKDREGYYDAVTCVGGFLRGHLDPKMLPEMAKLLKDGGHLVYTARVSVDNEDYRLPLESEAKNLVKLKIIDNDEIVKTSYDVDWNVENYNDGEAENRDPSPVWIYCYRKI; encoded by the coding sequence ATGGCAACCCGTGCGTACGAagctttgaaaaaaatgaaaaccgaGATATTTATTCACAAAGAGTCGACAAACATAATTAGTAATTACAACAAATGGGCAGAAGAATATGAAAAAGATATTGATGCAATCGGATATAAAATTCACGATGAATCAGCAGAAGTTCTAATGCGTCACTTGAAGGAAAATAATAGAGACACCAATGTGTTGGACTTACTATCTGGAACCGGACTTGTCGGACACTACCTGCGAAAAAGAGGTTATTCTGGAATATTGCACGGTATAGATGGAAGTACTGAAATGTTGAAAAAAGCGAAAGATAAAGATGTATATCAAGAGCTTCAAAAACAGCAGTTGGAACCTGGGAACATTGGAATTCTTAAAGACAGAGAGGGCTATTATGATGCGGTCACGTGTGTTGGGGGTTTTCTTCGTGGTCATTTGGATCCCAAAATGCTTCCAGAAATGGCAAAGCTGCTAAAAGATGGTGGCCATTTGGTATACACTGCTCGAGTGAGTGTTGACAATGAAGATTACCGTCTGCCACTCGAGAGCGAAGCTAAAAAtcttgtaaaattgaaaatcattGACAATGACGAGATTGTCAAGACTTCATACGACGTTGACTGGAACGTGGAAAATTACAACGACGGTGAGGCAGAAAACCGTGACCCGTCCCCTGTTTGGATTTACTGTTACAGAAAAATTTGA